The Arachis duranensis cultivar V14167 chromosome 9, aradu.V14167.gnm2.J7QH, whole genome shotgun sequence genomic sequence ATGATTCTTTCACTTGCTTATCAATGGCGGTGGATGCATGTCCTGAACAAACCTCTTCATGTTTGGAGAGAATCAAGAAGACgaacaagaagagaaaaatggaagaaaacaagaaaccGTCGTTTTCATGGGGATGTTCAACTGAGCTAATGATGTATGACGATCCATGGAAGCTGAAGAAGGTGCTGAACAGCAGCGACGTGGGGAGCTTGAGTAGGCTGTTGCTTCCGAAGGAGATGGCGGAGCCGCTGGTAGCAGCGGTGTTGGGGTACGATGAGAACCAGAAAGAAGGAATGGAGGTCGAGATATGGGACGTTGACACACAGTCAATGCACAGTCTTGTGTTCAAGAGATGGGGTTCTTCTAGAAGCTATGTCTTCATGGCCAATTGGATTAAAGACTTTGTCAAAAGAAGGTCTCTCAACTCCGGCCATGAGATTGGTTTCCACTGGGATCCTTACGCCAACCGCTTTGATTTCTCTGTTCTCAAAGCTGCCACAGAGGAGGATTTCTCAAACTGAACTATTTGTTTTGGAAGAAGAGATGGAATTTCAGTAGTCTAacttcttttactttcttttcttcaatccttgttttttattatatttgttatcAACAACACAATTGAATTATACAAAACTTTTGTTTGCAGACTTGCCTTCtaacaaatatatattatatttttcttctttctctttttctctttgttaAGGGTCAAATTATGGATTTTTTTTCtactttaaattaaaagaaatcattattttatcaaaaaaaaagtaatcaaactttaattttcattttttttggcATTTAGTTAAAGTTCGTCGTACCCGGACGAACTTCATTTCGTCTCCCTCCATAAATATCACATAggttgagaaaaaaaattgggaAGTTGAATATTAGACAATACCGCCGGTGGTCAATGACAAGTTGGCAATTATTATTATCGTCTCCAAAAGTATATAGGAGTACACAAGAATACAGGAATAAACCATATTTAACAATGGTGTAGTAGGAATGGTGCTTTCCACCaccttaattttgaaaaaatctaATTTGGTTTAACAATGGTTGCGATTGCCAATAATTATAACTAGCTAATAATTAGCTAATACCTTTTATAACATTCAAAATCATACTAGAGGTTTCTTGGCGTTTCTGCTAATATTGTTAAGTTATTAATAGATCAAGTCTTAATTTTGCATTATTTGAAACTAGTGGAAATTTGTTGTGTATGATGCTTAGTTTGTTCTTAATCCAAACTTGGTCCTTGCAGATTGGCAGACCAAACAGCGTTTGTTAGGTTTTATAATTAAAGTTAAAGATTAAGATTATTTGGATAAGATGTTATATTAAAACCAGAATCGAGTAAATCTGGTTTAGGTAAAAAACAATTAGTCAATTATGGTGATTTTCTCACTCTAATGTGATCCTTTGTTCTATTATGCCATGCTGCATAATTTATAGGGTTACAAGTCCAGGGTTGGTAGTTCTCAAAACAAGTTCGGCATGATCAAGTTGTCCAACTGACATTGTTTTGTGCATGtgtgtttaggttttagggtttagtaatgacaattataaataaattgcaAATGTTGATTCCCAATCTCCACTTTGCTTTATTATTCCAATACTTGCCTCTTCATTTGGGTGGATCTCTGTCTAAGTGTAAAGAAGAAAGCCTAACAGCAGTAAGGAAATAGTAACCAACATCTCAGGTGAATGACAGCAATGTAGTAATGTATTTTACTGACTAGTCATGATGCTTCCTCCATCTGACTCTGTACATTGTTGCATGTGCAAAAGGAGCATGATTTAGTTTCATTGCATACTCAATTCCAGCATCAACCTGTTGCAGCTACAAAGGACCTAGTTGAACAAAACTTCCAAGATGGTGGTATTGACCCACATAATGTTGAATCCGgagaattgaagaagcttgatagttttgtaatttgtgttattttggaatagaaatgtaaattgtaatTTGTGTAATTTTAGAATAGGCATTTGAAGGTGCATTTGTATAATTTTGCAACCATCTAATGACATTAGACAAAGAATTGGTATGGATCATTGAACTTTAACTGACCATGATAAAAGTCCATCAAGGAATTTTCTCCTTCTagcttcaaaaaataaaataaaataaaataaaaaagagagttCGGTTTTTTTTCAGTCTTCTAGCTATTTAACATCCAAACATAAAACAAATTCTATCATAGTCGATTTTAAAATGTCAAGTATATTGTATACATATATACTCAACTATTGAATAATCTTTCATAACTAATCCAAAGACACTTGTTTGGCTTGATTGGTCGACTCGTCAAAGTATAAATGATACATATACTTTTGTAACTGATCAGTAATCACATCAATTCAGTGCATGAAAAATGAATCTCGTTCAAAAGACTCCAGCAAATCCTACAATCATGATGGTGCCTTGCCGGTTACTCGCCCGGCAATCCATCCGAGACCATCATACAACCCTTCTCCAGTGAGGGCACAACACGCTTGTATATGCCAATCATGATCCTTGATGCTGTGAAGAGATAGTGCATCGGTGATCTCAGCAGGTGTCATGGCATCTTTGATATCTTGTTTATTGGCAAAGACAAGGATGACTGAGTGCTGCAATTCGTCGTGACCCAGCAACCTGAAAAGTTCATCCTTCATAATAGAGATCCTTGCTCTATCGCTACTATCTATCACCGCAATCACAGCATGTGTTCCTCGATAATATGTTGCCCATGATGTCCGGAGTCTTTCTTGTCCGCCTAGATCCCAAACCTGAAATGAAGAAAACAGAGTGAGTAATACGGTCACCATGCACAGTAGCAAAGCTTGGAACTGTTTTCAACATGCTAACTTCATGAAAATATGCAGAATGTATATTGTCACCAGGAATACAGgacaaatttgaaaaataattagcAAGAACTCGAACGAAGGTTGAAACTGTCGGCctttagaaaaccaaaagaaTAGAAGTAGAAACATAGTTTTAAGTCATAAGGAAATGTCTTCCTTTTCAACTGTTGATTTAATTTGGGATAGTATCATTTGTCTTAGCTTCGCTTCAGTGCTCATGACAATAGGGGTGTCCGTGGATTGGATCGAATCGGATATGGCCGAAAATTCGATCTGATCCGCACAATTTCCATCGGATTGGATCGGATATGATATCCGCACTTTTTAGTGccggatccgatccgatccgatccgcaaatgtgcggatcggatcggatcgaataTCGAATATATCCGCATAATTaaactttctctttttaatcatatttcaatataaaaaaattcgtaTCCGATCAATTTTCGGATCGGATACGGATATTTACCGCAGATCTGCGGAtatgatccgatccgatccatgGACACCCCTACATGACATGTTTCTTTAGCAGATATTCAAAGAGATTGCATGCACTGTTATAGCTAagtaagcttttttttttttccatcttGATTCTTGGTTAATACGTTTTGTATCCATGCAAGGATAGCCCTCTTGTATGTTCTcttattcttataaaatttctTCCTCTATCCAAAGAAAGGTGTAACAAATGGTATCATCTTCCAGTAACAAACTAACCCCCTCCCTTCCCAACAATATAAGACAAAATTAGTAAATGGTAAACTATTGACAGGAGATCATTCCCACACAAACATGAACACCCAGCATTCAATTTAGTAGGCCAAAATGGTGATTAGATATTTTGAGACTTAAGAGTATCCAAAACAGTCTtagaaaacagagaaataacACATGAAAACTGATTAATATCCACAAATTTCGTCAACAAGTATCTTCAGTACACATGTTTCATTCAACCATCTCCAGAACAAgattttcaatataaaaaacaaaaaagtagaAGTGAATTTTACTGACGACGAGAAAAGTGAGTAACAATTGGTAACTATATCTAACCAACTCTAAATAAGGCTTCTAGTGTAGCATACTACTCCCACTCAATCCCACCCAGAAAaggtaaaatatttatacagaTACACAACCCCTTACCCAATCACAAACAATACTAAATAAGTAAACAACAGGTAGATGAAAGGGAAGCATTGAAGCAAGATAAGCACATTAAAACAAAGTGAATGGTGTGAATTGATGAAAGAAGGTTAAGTAAGTGAAAGGCACCTCGAATCGAATGTTCTTGTAGACAACCTCTTCAACATTGCTACCAACAGTAGGGTTGGTAGTGACAACCTCACCAAGATGCAACTTGTAAAGGGTAGTGGTCTTCCCAGCATTATCcaaaccaacaacaacaatcttaTACTCCTTTGCAGGGAACAACATGAACCAGAACCGCGATGCCATTGCCcccatcttcttcctctaccTACACTTCACTCTTGAGATTAATCACTTAATCAATAATCACGCAAACC encodes the following:
- the LOC107466113 gene encoding B3 domain-containing protein At2g33720-like, coding for MAVDACPEQTSSCLERIKKTNKKRKMEENKKPSFSWGCSTELMMYDDPWKLKKVLNSSDVGSLSRLLLPKEMAEPLVAAVLGYDENQKEGMEVEIWDVDTQSMHSLVFKRWGSSRSYVFMANWIKDFVKRRSLNSGHEIGFHWDPYANRFDFSVLKAATEEDFSN
- the LOC107466118 gene encoding uncharacterized protein LOC107466118; translation: MGAMASRFWFMLFPAKEYKIVVVGLDNAGKTTTLYKLHLGEVVTTNPTVGSNVEEVVYKNIRFEVWDLGGQERLRTSWATYYRGTHAVIAVIDSSDRARISIMKDELFRLLGHDELQHSVILVFANKQDIKDAMTPAEITDALSLHSIKDHDWHIQACCALTGEGLYDGLGWIAGRVTGKAPS